The following are from one region of the Methyloversatilis discipulorum genome:
- the galU gene encoding UTP--glucose-1-phosphate uridylyltransferase GalU: MKSVRKAVFPVAGLGSRFLPATKANPKEMLPVVDKPLIQYAVEEAVAAGCTDLIFITGRTKRSIADHFDKAYELEHELEMKKKHDLLALCNTVPKHVNCIYIRQSEPLGLGHAVLCAAPVVGDEPFAVLLADDLIDGEPPILKQMTDIFDRFGRSILGVQQVPRSQTGSYGIVSTDADVGGLYGVTGIVEKPKPEVAPSTLAVVGRYVLTPRIFDHLRAITPGAGGELQLTDAIAALLKEEAVLAYPFKGTRYDCGSKLGYLQATVALARKHPEVGAAFTAWMDAQEVSREEISREADAA; this comes from the coding sequence ATGAAATCCGTACGCAAAGCAGTCTTTCCCGTCGCCGGTCTGGGCAGCCGTTTCCTGCCCGCCACCAAGGCCAACCCGAAGGAAATGCTGCCGGTGGTCGACAAGCCGCTGATCCAGTACGCCGTCGAAGAAGCCGTGGCCGCCGGCTGCACCGACCTCATCTTCATCACCGGTCGCACCAAGCGCTCGATCGCCGACCATTTCGACAAGGCCTACGAGCTCGAGCACGAACTCGAGATGAAGAAGAAGCATGACCTGCTGGCGCTGTGCAACACGGTGCCCAAGCATGTGAACTGCATCTACATCCGCCAGTCGGAACCGCTTGGCCTGGGCCACGCCGTGCTGTGCGCGGCGCCGGTCGTCGGTGACGAGCCGTTCGCCGTGCTGCTGGCCGACGACCTGATCGACGGCGAGCCGCCCATCCTGAAACAGATGACGGACATCTTCGACCGCTTCGGTCGCTCCATCCTCGGCGTGCAGCAGGTGCCGCGCAGCCAGACCGGCAGCTACGGCATCGTCAGCACCGACGCCGACGTCGGCGGCCTGTATGGCGTGACCGGCATCGTCGAGAAGCCGAAGCCCGAAGTGGCGCCGTCCACGCTGGCGGTGGTCGGCCGCTACGTGCTGACGCCGCGCATTTTCGATCACCTGCGCGCGATCACGCCGGGCGCTGGCGGCGAACTGCAGCTGACTGACGCCATCGCCGCGCTGCTGAAGGAAGAGGCGGTGCTGGCCTATCCGTTCAAGGGCACCCGTTACGACTGCGGCTCCAAGCTGGGCTATCTGCAGGCCACCGTCGCGCTGGCGCGCAAGCATCCGGAAGTCGGTGCGGCATTCACCGCCTGGATGGACGCGCAGGAAGTGTCGCGCGAAGAGATTTCGCGCGAAGCCGACGCAGCGTGA
- a CDS encoding hypoxanthine-guanine phosphoribosyltransferase: protein MSRLADTQALLEGADLICSAAEVEAAVDRVAQEITAAVGDSYPLLLSVMGGAVVFTGNLLPKLAFPLDFDYLHVTRYGDETSGGELRWINEPRTPLVGRTVLVLDDILDEGITLAAIRQHILSKGATRCLTAVFSDKQIGRAKPITADFTGLQLPNRYVFGYGMDVRGAWRNLPAIYALKD, encoded by the coding sequence GTGAGTCGCCTGGCCGACACGCAGGCACTGCTTGAAGGTGCCGACCTGATCTGTTCTGCTGCCGAAGTCGAGGCGGCGGTCGATCGGGTCGCGCAGGAGATCACGGCGGCGGTCGGCGACAGCTATCCGCTGCTGCTGTCGGTGATGGGCGGCGCGGTGGTATTTACCGGCAACCTGCTGCCCAAGCTCGCCTTTCCGCTGGACTTCGACTATCTGCACGTCACCCGCTATGGCGACGAGACCTCGGGCGGCGAACTGCGCTGGATCAACGAGCCGCGCACGCCGCTGGTCGGGCGCACCGTGCTCGTGCTCGACGACATCCTCGACGAGGGCATCACGCTGGCGGCGATCCGCCAGCACATCCTGTCCAAGGGCGCGACGCGCTGCCTGACCGCGGTGTTCTCGGACAAGCAGATCGGTCGCGCCAAGCCGATCACCGCCGACTTCACCGGGCTGCAACTGCCCAACCGCTACGTGTTCGGCTACGGCATGGACGTGCGCGGTGCGTGGCGCAATCTGCCGGCCATCTACGCGCTGAAGGACTAG